From Patescibacteria group bacterium:
TACAAAACCTTGTTCATACATCAAAATGTCAATCCCCGCCCCTCGTAATCCTCTCCACAATCCCCGCCAATTCCTCATCACTATAAAACTCAATCATTACCATTCCCCTTCCCCCTTTTTTGCGAATCCGGACCCGGGTGCCCAAAGCACTTTGCAAGCGCTCTTCTTTTTCCAAAACATTGGGGTCAGTCACGCCTCGACGGACAATTTTTTTCTTGGAAACCCGAGCTGCCTCCATCTCGGCCTCGTTGGCAGAAAATTTCTTTTCTAAAATCTGATTAAGGAACAGAAGCTGCTTGTCTTTATTGTCTAGGCTTAAAACAGCCCGAGCGTGGCCTTCAAAAATCTTACCCTCTAGCAATGCTTTTTTAGCCTCGTCTGGTAGTTTTAATAACCGCAAAGCATTAGCAATAACTGTCCGGCCCTTGCCAACCCGCTTGCCCAATTCCTCCTGGGTTAAACCAAATTCTTCAAGCAACTGGGCATAAGCTTGAGCCCGCTCTAAAGGATTTAAATCCTGGCGCTGGATATTTTCAATCAAAGAAAGTTCCAGTCTCTCCATCTGTTTGCCGGTGCGCAAAATCACGGGCACGGTTTTAAGCCCCAATTCTTGAGATGCCCTTAAGCGCCGCTCGCCCGCAATCAGCTGATAAATGCCATTGGGTTCCTCGGTAGCAATCAAGGGTTCTAAAATGCCATGCTGTTTGATTGAATCTGCTAAGTCCTTCATTGCTTGATTATCAAAAATTTTCCGCGGCTGCAAAGAATTGGGCTTGATTTTACCGGGCGAAATTTGGTAAACTCTTTCTCCGAGGCGAACATCAGACGGGCCCTCTTCTTTTAGCCCCGCTCCAGATGGTGTTTGATTTTTTGCAGGAATAAGGGAGGCTAACCCCCTGCCTAGTCCATTAGACATAGTTTGAATATTTACTATTTATTATTTACTATTTACTATTCTTTTTTACTGCGCTTCGCTTTTATTAAATTTATTGATTTATTAACTTTATTAACTATTTTACCTGTCCCGAGTGAAGCCGAGGGATTAACTCTATCAATTTACGACTTTCTTAATTTCCTGATAACGAAGCTCGCTGCGGCTCGCTTCGTCACTCCCACCCGTCTCTAATATCCAAACCCTAAACAAATTCAAATTTTAAATGACTAAAATTAAAAACACTTGTTTTGAACATTTGAATTTTGGATTTTGACATTGTTTAGGATTTAGAGCTTGTCGTAAAATTATTCGTGTATAAATTCGTGATTAGTGAAATTCGTGTGCAGATTCGTGTAATATTCGTGATTCTCACTTTTCCATCTCCAGCAACTCTCCGGCTAATCGTTCGTAAGACCGAGCGCCTTTGGAGTATGGCGCGTACTCAATAATCGTCTGCCCATAACTGGGCGCTTCGGCTAAAACCGTGTCCCGAGGAATAATGGTTCTAAAAATCTTATTAGGAAAATACTGATAAAGCTCGCGCAGCACTTCTTGCGACAATCTGTTTTTTCGAGTGTACATAGTAATCACTGCCCCCAGAATTCCTAAATTAGGCTTTAGATTGCTTTGAACTAAATTGATTGTATATAAAAGCTGACCTAATCCTTCCAACGCGTAATATTCTGATTGTACTGGTATTAAAATTTCGTCAGCAGCCACCAGGCCGTTTACAGTCAAGAGAGCTAATGAGGGCGGACAATCAATAAAAATATAATCATACTCATCCTGAACGCTCCGAACCAACTCTTCTAATAAAAACTCCCGATTTTCAACGTTCACTAATTCTATATTGGCGCCAGCCAAAGAAATAGTTGCCGGCGCAACCTTTAAAAAATCTTGTTTAGTATTAATAATAATTTTTCTAAAACCCACCTGTCCGGCCAAAGCCTCGTAAAGTCCGTTGGCCAGTTCCTGATGTTTAATTCCTAATCCTGATGTTGCATTGGCTTGGGGATCAATATCCACAACCAAAATACGCCGGCCAGCTTGCGCCAGATAAGCGGCCAGATTAATCGCGGTGGTGGTTTTACCGACCCCGCCTTTTTGATTGACTATTGAGATGATGTTCGCCATCTTACACTTAGAATCTAATTTGTTTATAAAACAAAGTTCAATCTCATTTAAAACTGCTCCCATTGTTCGATTGTTCCATTGTTCTATTATTATGACTACAACCCAAAAAAGCAATTGAACAATAGAGCAATCGAACAATGACACCTTGGTAATCGATCCTGACAAATAATAATCCACTTCTAATATAAAAACCCTTCCCTGCCATTATTATACCTTAAATTTCTTTGACAAACAAGTGAAAATGGGGTAAAATACGATTATCGCGCCGAAGTGGCGGAACTAGGTAGACGCGCTGGATTCAAAATCCAGTGGTGGCAACACCATGTGGGTTCGATTCCCACCTTCGGCACCAAACTATAACAATAATGAACAACAATTGACTCCATTCTCTTGTCTTGATAAAATGTAAATAATGAAAGCTATGCTCCACCTTGCTTTAACTATTATCCATAAAGTTGAATATCTACTAACTTGGAATATCCAACATCTGGCTCATCCGATTAAAAGAAAAATGTTTAGGGATTATAATATTTCAAAAAATCTTTATGTTACAGAAATTGTTACGCCCCAAGAATTAAATTATAAAATCAATAACACCAATTAAAAATATGTGTATCCAATCATATTACAACTATAAGCAAGAACAAGATGAGATAGAACTGGATCTATTATCAGAAATTAAGGAGTTTGGCGTTGACGAATGGAACAAGAGGACTAAAGAAGCAAGGAAGAAAATTAATAAAACTTTGCCAAAAAACGCAAAGTAATTTTAGATTAAACCTAAATTGCTTTTAAGTTTTAATTGTAAATTTCTTATGATAACAAAAATTAAAATCTTCTTTTTTGTCGGGCTTTCCTTTTTTTTAATGCCAATGCCAATTAGTTTGGCTTGGCAGACAACTGTCCATACGGAAATCCAAGTATTTATTGAAAAAGACAATAATCCTTATAATCAACCAGTTGATTTTGCAATTACATGTTATGGTTATGATGATATCAGTCATTCTAGTTTACCCAAATTCCTTCTTAAGATACAGAAACTCTATATAGCCATTAGAAAAGCGCTTAATTTACCCGCCAAAA
This genomic window contains:
- a CDS encoding ParB/RepB/Spo0J family partition protein yields the protein MSNGLGRGLASLIPAKNQTPSGAGLKEEGPSDVRLGERVYQISPGKIKPNSLQPRKIFDNQAMKDLADSIKQHGILEPLIATEEPNGIYQLIAGERRLRASQELGLKTVPVILRTGKQMERLELSLIENIQRQDLNPLERAQAYAQLLEEFGLTQEELGKRVGKGRTVIANALRLLKLPDEAKKALLEGKIFEGHARAVLSLDNKDKQLLFLNQILEKKFSANEAEMEAARVSKKKIVRRGVTDPNVLEKEERLQSALGTRVRIRKKGGRGMVMIEFYSDEELAGIVERITRGGD
- a CDS encoding AAA family ATPase; the encoded protein is MANIISIVNQKGGVGKTTTAINLAAYLAQAGRRILVVDIDPQANATSGLGIKHQELANGLYEALAGQVGFRKIIINTKQDFLKVAPATISLAGANIELVNVENREFLLEELVRSVQDEYDYIFIDCPPSLALLTVNGLVAADEILIPVQSEYYALEGLGQLLYTINLVQSNLKPNLGILGAVITMYTRKNRLSQEVLRELYQYFPNKIFRTIIPRDTVLAEAPSYGQTIIEYAPYSKGARSYERLAGELLEMEK